A section of the Marmota flaviventris isolate mMarFla1 chromosome 19, mMarFla1.hap1, whole genome shotgun sequence genome encodes:
- the Pycard gene encoding apoptosis-associated speck-like protein containing a CARD: MGRGRDAILDALENLTADELKKFKLKLLSVPLRDGYGRIPRGTLMPMDAVDLTDKLVSFYLEAYGTELTAAVLRDMGMQEMAEQLQEAMPKGSGSVPAGIKGPPQVAAKAAHFVDQHRAALINRVTNVDGVLDALYGKVLTEEQYQAVRAETTNPTKMRKLFSFAPAWNLTCKDLLLQALRDTQPYLVADLEQS, from the exons ATGGGGCGCGGGAGGGACGCCATCCTGGACGCACTGGAGAACCTGACTGCCGATGAGCTCAAGAAGTTCAAGTTGAAGCTGCTATCAGTCCCACTGCGTGATGGGTATGGGCGCATACCAAGGGGGACGCTGATGCCCATGGATGCAGTGGACCTCACTGACAAGCTCGTTAGCTTCTATCTGGAAGCATATGGCACAGAGCTCACGGCGGCTGTGCTTCGTGACATGGGCATGCAGGAGATGGCAGAGCAGCTGCAGGAGGCCATGCCCAAGG gTTCTGGATCTGTGCCAGCTGGAATCAAGGGCCCTCCTCAGGTAGCAGCCAAGGCAG CACACTTTGTGGACCAACACCGAGCAGCACTCATCAATCGGGTTACAAACGTCGATGGGGTGCTGGACGCCCTGTATGGCAAGGTCCTGACTGAGGAACAATACCAGGCAGTGCGGGCAGAGACCACCAACCCAACAAAGATGAGGAAGCTTTTCAGCTTTGCTCCAGCCTGGAACCTGACGTGCAAGGATCTACTCCTTCAGGCCCTGAGGGATACCCAGCCCTACCTGGTGGCTGACTTGGAGCAGAGCTGA